GCGACTCTGCGCACGGATCGAGCCGTCTTGGGATGATCCTGTCGGTGTGTGGGTTCACCTTTGCGGCTCACGATCGTTCCCGAGATCCGCACGGATGGGATCGGAGCATCCAGGTCAAGGTCTCCGAGGCGGATCGCGAGGAGCTCTCCGATGCGGGCGGAGGTGCCGAACATGACTTCCACGATCTGACCGAGTTGCCCGTCCGGCTTCGGGCCTGCCTTGATCGGCCGCTGCTCCCAGGCACTGATACCAGTGCGGATGGCCTTGAGCTCGTCCCCGGTGAACACGTCCGGAGTGCGTGCGGGCCGGCGGAGCCGAGAGACGTGGTCCATCGGGTTGCGCGGGATGATCTCGTGGCGCACTGCGAGTGAGAGGGCGAGGCGAAGAACGAATCGGGCTTGGCGTGCGCGGTTGTAGCTCTTCTTCGCGAGCTGCTTGAGGAAGTAGTCGCATCGGGCCACTCCGATCTCGCGGAGCATGACCTCTTTGAAGAACGGCAGGACGAGGGTGCGCATGTTGCGCTCGTAAAGCAGCCTGGTCGTTGGCAAGAGCCGATCCTCAAGGCGCATGTCTTCAAGCCAGTAGGACACCAGCGCCGGGAAGAAGCTGTTGTCGGCACTCATCCCCGAGAACCCGGGATGGAACAGATCCCCCGCTCGGAGAACTTATTCTGCAGCGCACGCTCCGCGCCGGGCCTGGTCGCGCCTGTGACTTGGACGTGTCTGCTCTTCCCGTCCCAGTCGCGATACCGGGTGCGGGTAATGTGTCGTCCGCCGTCGGTGCGGCGGGTGGCGATGATGCCGAAAGCTCCGTTCGGAGTGCGGGGCCTAGCCACGAATGCTCACCTCCGTGGCGATATCGGAATCGGTTTGTGTTGTGGGGTCTTGGCTGTGGAGTTGTGACTGCGTCCGTTAAGTCTGGACGGTCCCGCCGATAGCAAGTCCGGATACGACCGTCTCGGTCAGATGACGGTCCGGGCCCAGTCCAGATTGAGGGTTCCCACTTGCCCGACTATCCATCGCCGACTCTTTTCTGCGAGTCGCGCGTTGAGAGAATTGAAGTGACGAGCGTCAAGGGGGTGACCGATCACGAGAAGGTGCTCTGGTGACAAGGGAAAGAGCCCACTGTTGATGGCGCATCGTCTTGGCCCTCGCCCCAAAGCAAGACCGCACCATCCCCAGTCACGAGGTCCTTGGTGTTGTGAACAGGCCAAGCCCAGCTTTCGATACCAAGTGATACGAACCGGAGGGGGTCCTTCATCTGTTGCGAGAGCATCAGGCGGTCAGCGAGTTTGAGTTTTGCCTCTTCGGTCGTTCCGTCGGTCCTTAGAAGGACAGCGGGTGTGTCGTTTTCTGATTGGTCCGCGTGGCGTCCTCGGTGCAGTGCATGTCGAGGAACGCAACGGTATCGGACTTCTCCTGGTCCGCGAGTTTGTGTCCGTAACGTAGTTTGGATAGTGCGGGAATCCCGGGTTATAGCCAAAACGTGTGGATGGGATCGGCTGGGAGCGTTGGGATGTAAGGACTGCCGGGCTGTTGATGCCCTGGTTGGACGAGCTCGCCGTTCTAACCATCAACGGCCTCAAGCTCGTCCTGCGCCGTCGCCAGGGCATGCCCACCGAAAACCACCCCGGGCACGAAAAAGCCCTGGCGAGAAACCTTCTCTCACCAGGGCATTTGGTCGGGCTGACAGGATTTGAACCTGCGACCCCTTGACCCCCAGGCAGGCCAGCGGTATGAAAGCGAGTACAACGCACTCCTGTCACGTCTGGAACTTCGCGGGATCGGACTCATGGAGTTGCAAACCGAGACAGGCGAATTACGGGCCATCTGTGAGAATTTCGTGAGACAGCCCACGCATAGCCGACACTTCGATGCACTGGCGCATTTCTTCCTCCCATTCGGGATCCGGTGCGATCTTGACGTAGCCGACGCCTCGCGCGGTGGCGAGCATGTCTCGCCTGCCTGCGTGGTGTTGGCTGGTGCAGTCCAGGAGCGCGTGCACACGTTCAGCAGCGACGCACTCAGCCAGGCTGTCCCCCGCAGCGTTGGCATCGAGTAGCAGGAGCATCTGGCGGGCTATCTCTTCACCGTGGGGATGCTCAGACAGCACCGTTGATTCACGGACACCGTTGCTGTCGTGTTGGTGCTTGCGTAGCCGTTCCTCAGCGGCCTGGAGCCGTGAGTGCGTGGCGTCTAGTCGCGCCATGATCGTTCTCCTACCGTGAACCCGCGTATTCCTGTCTCGATGTCGTGTAGACGTCGCTCGATGTCATCAGCACGGATGCGTTCACGAGACGCTAGTAACGCTTTGGCTGCCGTGACCTTGACCTGGGGCGAAGGATCATCCAACGCCGCCCGCAGAGCCTCCACAGCGGCTATCTGAGCGCCTAGCAGGATCTCCGTGGCCTCTTGGTCCATCTCGCGGGCACGCGCTGTCACAGCGGCCTGGAACGCGGGTAGGGTCTGCCATCTTCGTACCGTGCGCTCTGAGACGCCGACGGCATCGGCCACCTGTCCAACCGTGCGACACGTGAGAGACGCGGATACAGCACGCTGCTGACGTGGCGTGAGCCTGTCAGATCCGGCCATGACCGGTCACCAGCCAGCAGTCTTGACGGGCAACGGGGTCGGCTTCAACAGGTCCACTCCGTTGGCTGCCAGCGTCACGACATTGGCACGGTCTGGACGGGCACGCATACGCGTAGATGGACCATTGAGAATCTGGCTGTTGCTATCGTTCTCGACCGCCGCCCGGCACTCGTGAAGCAACGCATACCATTCCGCGTACTGGCCGACGAGCGTATCGACCTTCGTGGCAAGATCCGCTGCCTGCGCGTCCAACGTCGCACGTTGTGCCTGCCATGCCTCTTCGACCTTGACGGCAGCCCCTGCCAGTGCTTCACGTTCGGCACGGTACAGGCCAGCCTCTTCGTTACGGATATGCAGCAGCAGTTCTTGCAGCCGGTGACCGTCCTCCAACTGTGGTGGTTCAGGTGCGGGCTGGAGGCTTTGACGGGCCTGCGCAGCAGCGTTCTCCCATTCGGTGCGCTTCTGCTCGTTCTCAGCCTGCAACGCCGCCAGATCCGCCCGTGCAGTCGCTGCCGCCTCTCGCAGTTCTGTCCGGCGAGCGTTCACGGCCTTCAGGATCTCCGCGCGTGTCTCGTCAGCGCCCATCTGGCTGGCCAACTCACTCACCATCCACAAACGCGCGACGGTCAGCGCGACGCTTCGCAGCAGCATCACCCTTCACACCCTTGGCTGTCTTCGCCGTCTTGCGGGCACGATTCGACTCGTCCAGCCCTACCAGCACGTCCACCCGCGCCGCGACATCACGCCCACCATGACGACGCACAGCCGCCAACATGCCACGCTGCCGCCCACTCAACGCCGTTCCCGACTTCGCGACGTTCTCCAACGCGATCAGGCTTCCCTCAAGGTTCTTGTCCATGTCTCCTCTTCCAGTCGTTTCTTCCAGTTGTTGTTATCTCGGGTCTTCAATGCCGAATGTTGTCGGTGAGACGCCTTCATCGATGTCTCCGAGCAGACCTCCGAATGCCTTCTGCCAGTCCCGCCGTCGTTCACCATCATTGAGCCGGTGGAAGTCCTCGATGAGTGTCCTCAGATCGTCGTCATCCATGCCCATATCTCGGGCACGCCTCTGGTTGGTCAGATTTGGCTTCCACGTGGCCGGTAATGGCGTTGGTCCGTCGTCGGTCGCCGTGCTGGTGACCGAGATAGAGACTTCGTGATTCCCTTTGTGGTTCCTGTAGTGGTTCTGTTCCGTCTCCCGTACCGGTACCGTTCCGTCTCCCGTACTAGTACCGTTCCGTCTCCCGTACTGGTTAGGGATCACAAGCCGGTAACGTACTGACAGACATCGATGCCCGGCCTTGCCATCCGGGATAAGCCAGCCCTTCCCCTTCAGACCTCGAATGGCCCGGTTTGCGGCATCTCGCGACAGTCCTGTTATCCGGATGAGTTCACTGGTCGCAACCCACGAATGCGGCCACGACTGCCCGCCGTATTTGCCGAACGCGAAACTAACTAACTTCTCCAGTGGCGTTAGGTCATCGGACTCCCACACTGCGTCTGTCCACTGTTGGCGCGCGGTAGCCGTGGTCACTGCCCGTCCTCCTCGTCGTCCACAATCGTCACGACGTCATCGGAGTCAGCCCGACGCGCAAGGACATTCGCCACAAGGAGTTCATCAGAAGTCGTTCGCGGATCACGCTTCACCGAACGCAACCACGCCCGACGATCACGCCGATTCATGGCGTCCACCCCCGCCAACCACGCGCGGCACTACCCTGCACCGACAGAACTGCGGACCTGTCATCGATGATCTCCCGTGGCGGATCCTCATCGGGGACCATGCTGCCCGCAACCAGTCCATCGGTTGCCGGAAATGCATCAGGGTCAGCCATCTTGAACCCCAAGCAACCGCAGCAGCGCCGGTACAGGAACACGACGCTGCCTGCCCAGGCGGATCGTTGGGATCTCTCCCTTGTCAGCACAGACATACGCCGTTGGACGGCTCACTCCAAGCATGCGCCCGGCTTCCTCTATGGAGATCGTTGCCCGACCTCTAAGTTCTTCCACGCTCGCCCTCGTCAGATTACTCATGCATCCATTGTTGTACCTGTTACTCAGCAATAGGTACACTGAACGAATGGCAGATAGGAACAACACACCTGAGAACAGTTCAGAACAGGAAGACTGGCCCCTGATTCCGATAGACGAAGACGGCGGCGAAGCCCCTCCCAGCGCCGACACCGAATTGGCCTTGCGCGTGGAATGGACGCTTACACATGGCCAGTTGAAGCCCTCGTCAATCACACTCGTCAACACGCGCGGTGGCGCGGTCACACCTGAGCAGTGGAGGCACATCAAAATCGGCGAATTAGTTCAAGCATCGCGATACCTCCTCGCGGCTGCCGGTCACCTGTGGCAACTATCAACCGATGATGCAACAGCACACCTGCACGCGAAGCAACTCATCGACCTAGCAGAGCCCAAATCGACGTCTCGTAGCGGATACCCAGATGCTCACTATCGCGAAGTAGCCGAGATCTATTCAGGAGCCGCAAGAACGCAGGACACACAGCCCGTCAAAGCAGTGCGCCGTGAGATGCGTCAACGCTACCCAAACCTCTATTCACAACTGAAGGAGACGACTGTGAAGGGATGGATCAGAACAGCAAAGGCAAAGGGCTACATCGCTCAAACTGCGCGACAACAGCGCGCAAATGACACGAAAGGTACACAGCAATGAGAATCACCAAGCCGAAGCCCGGCGAACCTATCAAGATCATCGAGACCAAGACGAAGGGCGTCCGCTACCGTGCCGTGGTGGATGTCGGAGTTGGACCAGACGGGAAACGCCGTCAAGATATGACCACACATGACAGCCTCACAGCAGCCCGTCACTGGATCACCGAGACGCGCGCAGCAGTCAAGGACGGCACGTACCTAACGAAGGACCGCACGACGTTCGATAGTCTCTGTAATCGCTGGCTGGACTCCCGCCGTGACATCCGGGAAGTAACCCGCGTGGGCTACACAGACGTCCTGAAGGCAGCACGCGTTCGGCTCGGGAAGCGAAAGGCTCAGGACATCACCCGGAGCGACATCGAATCGTTCGTGACCTGGCTTCAGACCGAAGGTGGGCAGCGCGGCACCGGAGTCTCCAGGCGGACCGTCGTCTTCACGCTCGGGGCCGTTCGGCAGGTACTCGCCTACGCGGTCACTGAAGGACTCCTACGGGCGAACCCTGCCGAATCGGTGAAGGCACCGCGTAAACAGCACGGAGACAGCCACAGCACCGCCGTATGGGCCATAAGCGACCTCGCACAGTTCCGGGCGACGGCAGACAGCCACGAGTGGGCAGCGGGCTGGCGGCTGTCACTGTGCGGGCTTCGACGCTCTGAAGTGCTCGGCCTGACATGGGACGCCATCGACCTGGCCGCTGGAACGGTGGAGATCCGTGCCGGACGCGTGCTTCTCGACGGACACAGGACCGCTATCGACGCCCCGAAGTCATCAGCGTCATGGCGGACGGTCAACGCCGAAGCCATCCACCCTGGCACGGTTGCACTTCTCCGCCAGATGAAGGCGCGCCAGGCTGCCGACAAACTGAAGGCCGGTAGAGCATATACAGACAGCGGTCTGGTGCTCGTGGACGCACTCGGCAGCGGCATCCGTCCGGAGCGCTACTCTGACGAGTTCCGGAGACTGTGCGACGAAGCCGACGTTCCAACCGTCAGGCTTCACGAAGTACGCCACACCATCGCGCTGGCACTTCACCGCGCAGGCCAGGCACCCGCAGACGTCGCCAGCCTTCTAGGCCACTCCGTCTCCACTCACCTGGCGTTCTACGTGCCATCGACCAAGACAGGTGCACAGTCAGCAGCCCAAGCGCTCGGCAGCGCACTCTCAGCGGCAGGGTAAGCACCTTCACGAGTGCACGATGTGAGAATTCCGTGAGAAAAAGTCCCGAACAAGATCTAGTTGCTCGGGACTTTTTCGTATTTTCGCAGGTCAGAGACCTACTTTTTTGTCGGGCTGACAGGATTTGAACCTGCGACCCCTTGACCCCCAGTCAAGTGCGCTACCAAACTGCGCCACAGCCCGATGCCGCCGAGGCGGCAAGCCCTCCAACAATCCCGACCGGGACCGTTTGGCGAGCCTTGAAGATGTTACCCCACTTTTGCCCCGAACTGGGAATCGCACTTCGGAGCGTCCCCCACAGCCAAGGCCGAATGCGGACAAACT
This is a stretch of genomic DNA from Rarobacter incanus. It encodes these proteins:
- a CDS encoding tyrosine-type recombinase/integrase, whose amino-acid sequence is MSADNSFFPALVSYWLEDMRLEDRLLPTTRLLYERNMRTLVLPFFKEVMLREIGVARCDYFLKQLAKKSYNRARQARFVLRLALSLAVRHEIIPRNPMDHVSRLRRPARTPDVFTGDELKAIRTGISAWEQRPIKAGPKPDGQLGQIVEVMFGTSARIGELLAIRLGDLDLDAPIPSVRISGTIVSRKGEPTHRQDHPKTARSVRRVALPGFALRAIQARVKTIRFTHPDALLFATRVGTPHTTNNVRRQLRDVMDKAGVADVTPHRFRRTAATAINEIGGLQLASELLGHSDPSITREHYIRRNETVNPITAEFLEQAFGKAG
- a CDS encoding helix-turn-helix domain-containing protein, whose protein sequence is MSNLTRASVEELRGRATISIEEAGRMLGVSRPTAYVCADKGEIPTIRLGRQRRVPVPALLRLLGVQDG
- a CDS encoding tyrosine-type recombinase/integrase; this translates as MRITKPKPGEPIKIIETKTKGVRYRAVVDVGVGPDGKRRQDMTTHDSLTAARHWITETRAAVKDGTYLTKDRTTFDSLCNRWLDSRRDIREVTRVGYTDVLKAARVRLGKRKAQDITRSDIESFVTWLQTEGGQRGTGVSRRTVVFTLGAVRQVLAYAVTEGLLRANPAESVKAPRKQHGDSHSTAVWAISDLAQFRATADSHEWAAGWRLSLCGLRRSEVLGLTWDAIDLAAGTVEIRAGRVLLDGHRTAIDAPKSSASWRTVNAEAIHPGTVALLRQMKARQAADKLKAGRAYTDSGLVLVDALGSGIRPERYSDEFRRLCDEADVPTVRLHEVRHTIALALHRAGQAPADVASLLGHSVSTHLAFYVPSTKTGAQSAAQALGSALSAAG